One window from the genome of Amphiprion ocellaris isolate individual 3 ecotype Okinawa chromosome 23, ASM2253959v1, whole genome shotgun sequence encodes:
- the LOC118471728 gene encoding uncharacterized protein LOC118471728 yields the protein MSSCNSFRTGCKLPTVCAAAMRVQLQRDPAISAGTPLARTINTPPVSPDAAKHNLQSHLPHPKGQERGYIKTVPKVAFPRPAMTRLHVCAGSADSDGGLIWDTPQQAAPFAWEDPLSSHSKVEAKLVKTRPSPLHENTRSIPRCDPVTLASDRTTTRLWGGIPASFSLSPLHCSLTSRKRKGEKQGGGAHIRSLWQPSKTNFSQPARCLVSGAAAVSRR from the exons ATGAGTTCCTGCAATTCCTTTAGAACAGGATGTAAACTACCTACAGTGTGTGCAGCAGCAATGCGTGTACAGTTGCAACGTGACCCTGCTATTTCTGCCGGGACACCTTTGGCGAGGACGATAAACACTCCACCTGTCTCCCCCGACGCAGCCAAACACAACCTGCAATCACACCTGCCCCACCCGAAAGGGCAAGAACGAGGCTATATTAAGACGGTCCCAAAGGTGGCATTTCCCAG ACCAGCGATGACGCGTTTGCACGTCTGTGCTGGCTCAGCTGACAGCGACGGAGGCCTGATCTGGGACACACCACAGCAAGCGGCACCTTTCGCCTGGGAAGATCCCCTTTCATCACACAGTAAAGTTGAGGCAAAGCTCGTCAAAACACGTCCATCTCCCCTCCATGAAAACACACGCTCAATCCCACGGTGTGATCCGGTGACCTTGGCTTCAGATCGTACCACTACAAGGTTGTGGGGAGGTATCCCAGCATCCTTCAGTCTGTCACCACTGCACTGCAGCCTCACCAGTCgaaagagaaagggagagaaacAGGGAGGTGGCGCCCACATCCGATCACTATGGCAACCCAGCAAGACCAATTTTTCCCAGCCTGCAAGGTGTTTGGTGAGCGGAGCAGCTGCTGTATCTCGGAGATGA